In a genomic window of Maridesulfovibrio ferrireducens:
- a CDS encoding motility protein A, translating to MDFSTLIGMLVGLSLVIGAIFMGGAVDVFINLPGMMIVIGGTLASICVAFPFEEVIQAVIAGFKAFSSRKVKVNEVVNIMVKVAEISRREGLIALENVQTENVVLRKSCQLIADNADPELIRTTLQIEISAMKRRHKIAHDVYKRLAGLAPAFGMLGTLIGLVQMLSNLEDPKSIGPAMAVAILTTFYGSALATVLFIPIGAKLRARTLQEQLHLEIIFEGAKSILENNNPRLVYEKLSSFLAPKDRTGE from the coding sequence ATGGATTTTTCCACTTTAATCGGGATGCTTGTCGGGCTTTCTCTTGTTATCGGTGCAATTTTCATGGGCGGGGCTGTTGATGTTTTTATCAATCTTCCCGGTATGATGATTGTTATCGGTGGCACTCTTGCTTCTATTTGCGTTGCTTTTCCTTTCGAGGAAGTTATCCAAGCCGTAATTGCCGGATTCAAGGCCTTTTCTTCAAGAAAAGTTAAGGTCAATGAAGTCGTCAACATTATGGTTAAGGTTGCTGAAATCAGCAGACGTGAAGGACTCATTGCTCTTGAGAATGTTCAGACAGAAAATGTGGTTTTAAGGAAGTCATGTCAGCTTATTGCTGATAATGCTGATCCTGAACTTATCCGCACGACTCTTCAAATCGAAATATCCGCCATGAAAAGGCGTCACAAAATTGCACACGATGTATATAAGCGTCTTGCGGGGCTTGCTCCTGCTTTCGGTATGCTTGGAACACTTATCGGGCTTGTGCAGATGCTTTCAAACCTTGAAGATCCGAAATCTATCGGCCCTGCGATGGCCGTTGCTATTTTGACTACTTTTTACGGTTCGGCTCTAGCAACCGTACTCTTTATCCCTATCGGTGCCAAACTTAGAGCCCGAACTCTTCAGGAACAATTACATCTGGAAATTATTTTTGAAGGAGCTAAATCTATCCTTGAAAATAATAATCCTAGACTTGTTTATGAAAAATTGTCCTCTTTTCTGGCTCCTAAAGATAGAACGGGAGAGTAA
- a CDS encoding OmpA/MotB family protein — protein MGKEFNSSILPDDIEEDEDDSNEWITTFADLCMLLLVFFILLYSMSEIDAKKFDLTFQSVTKAIKGKLDRVATSKVAREEAGAILNQVVTRRQIIKAQRKVYEDVKYLQTTKGVEGIMSAKFEDGKIVLKLPSDVLFRPGKVTLSKKGRVAIAAMKDFFIQHPDQYINIKGYTDDTQPGSASRLKDNWEISSLRAVNVLRYLMKLGIKPNRLTATGLGEMDPLVPNNSSQNRRRNRRVEFVLDKIMTGP, from the coding sequence ATGGGTAAAGAATTTAATTCTTCTATTCTGCCGGATGACATTGAAGAAGATGAAGATGATTCCAATGAGTGGATAACCACTTTTGCTGATTTATGCATGCTTCTGCTTGTCTTTTTCATTCTGCTTTATTCTATGTCTGAGATTGACGCCAAAAAATTTGATCTGACATTTCAGTCTGTGACTAAAGCTATTAAAGGAAAGCTCGATAGAGTAGCTACAAGCAAAGTTGCGCGCGAGGAAGCCGGAGCGATTCTCAATCAGGTTGTTACTCGCAGGCAGATTATTAAAGCTCAGCGGAAAGTTTATGAAGACGTTAAGTATCTCCAGACCACTAAAGGGGTTGAGGGGATAATGAGCGCCAAATTTGAGGACGGAAAGATTGTTCTAAAACTCCCGTCGGATGTTTTGTTCCGTCCCGGAAAAGTAACTCTCAGCAAAAAAGGGCGGGTTGCTATCGCTGCAATGAAAGACTTTTTTATTCAGCACCCGGATCAGTATATCAACATAAAGGGGTATACTGACGACACTCAACCCGGTTCGGCCAGTCGTCTTAAGGATAACTGGGAAATTTCTTCTTTGCGGGCCGTTAACGTTCTTAGGTATCTGATGAAGCTTGGTATCAAACCTAACAGACTCACTGCTACGGGATTGGGTGAAATGGACCCTCTTGTGCCGAATAATTCTTCGCAGAACCGCAGGCGTAACAGGCGTGTAGAATTTGTTCTGGATAAAATAATGACCGGGCCTTGA
- a CDS encoding PilZ domain-containing protein, giving the protein MDLSYESSNKARGAFRTSVPGLAIRIKGYPDPFSVKDFSVNGLAFTSGKDVFEVGTPLEVDLLLGSKEILLGITLEIVRDIGKGLMGCIFIGLDKYQEARLDKLVLEIQKRMILLRKKKGAS; this is encoded by the coding sequence ATGGATTTATCTTACGAGAGTTCAAATAAGGCCAGAGGTGCATTTCGGACGAGTGTTCCGGGGCTTGCTATAAGAATCAAGGGCTATCCTGATCCTTTTAGTGTTAAAGATTTCAGTGTAAACGGATTGGCTTTTACTTCTGGAAAAGATGTTTTTGAGGTTGGAACACCACTCGAAGTGGATCTTCTTTTGGGGTCAAAAGAGATTCTTCTGGGAATTACCCTTGAGATTGTCAGAGATATCGGAAAAGGGTTGATGGGGTGTATCTTTATCGGCCTTGATAAGTATCAGGAAGCTCGACTGGATAAGCTTGTTCTTGAAATTCAGAAGCGAATGATTTTGTTGCGGAAAAAGAAAGGCGCATCCTGA
- a CDS encoding biotin carboxylase N-terminal domain-containing protein, with protein sequence MYSGEHRVLIANRGEIAIRIAKACIELKQRFTCVYTEADRDSGHVRFARDNGGESGLYRINSYRDANEIFSVADNCGATAIHPGYGFFAEDFRFARRVVEREKPLIFIGPSWWIIRELGDKINTKRLARSLGVPTIPGSDRPIYNELEAVEFADSLFSFQKEQGFKAAAIMVKASAGGGGMGIEEVTDQDEFRSVFRRIRNYAKRQFNDEGVLIEQRIYGFNHLEVQIVSERSGKNHVHFGTRNCSVQSSGNQKRIEVAPGFAPEGIHYIFNAADVLERITKHSLSMAQEVSYDNVGTWEWIVTPRGEPFLMEVNTRIQVENGVSSAIASVHGDDVDIVREQVRLGLGAELGYSQNNVFLNGLALEYRIIAENPDRNFAPWVGTITKFGWNEQDWLKVYTQVPTDCEYEIPTEFDPNLALAIVRGDSLQQVRERGVEFLEGLELQGADRSGRKLQSNISYLKDKTSGILEF encoded by the coding sequence GTGTATAGTGGAGAACATCGGGTACTTATAGCGAATAGAGGTGAAATAGCGATTCGAATAGCTAAAGCCTGTATTGAGCTTAAACAGCGTTTTACATGCGTTTATACCGAAGCAGACCGCGATAGCGGACATGTTCGTTTTGCCCGCGATAACGGCGGAGAAAGCGGGCTTTATCGTATCAATTCGTACCGTGATGCCAATGAAATTTTCAGTGTAGCTGATAACTGCGGAGCTACTGCTATCCACCCCGGTTATGGTTTTTTTGCTGAGGATTTCCGTTTTGCCCGCCGCGTTGTTGAAAGAGAAAAGCCACTTATTTTCATTGGCCCTTCATGGTGGATAATCCGTGAACTGGGCGACAAAATCAATACCAAACGCCTTGCCCGCAGTCTCGGGGTTCCAACAATTCCCGGTTCTGACAGACCTATTTATAATGAATTGGAGGCTGTTGAATTTGCTGACAGTCTATTTTCATTTCAAAAAGAGCAGGGGTTCAAGGCCGCTGCAATTATGGTTAAAGCATCTGCCGGTGGCGGTGGAATGGGAATTGAGGAAGTTACCGATCAGGATGAATTCCGTTCTGTTTTCAGGCGGATACGTAATTACGCTAAAAGACAGTTTAATGATGAAGGCGTGTTGATCGAGCAGCGTATTTATGGGTTTAACCATCTTGAAGTCCAGATTGTTTCTGAACGGTCCGGCAAAAATCATGTTCACTTCGGAACTCGTAACTGTTCTGTCCAGAGCAGTGGTAATCAAAAACGAATTGAAGTTGCTCCGGGATTTGCTCCTGAAGGTATTCATTATATTTTCAATGCTGCTGATGTGCTTGAGCGCATTACTAAACATTCTCTTTCGATGGCGCAGGAAGTTTCCTATGACAATGTGGGCACATGGGAATGGATTGTAACTCCCCGAGGTGAACCTTTTCTCATGGAAGTTAATACCCGGATTCAGGTGGAAAACGGGGTTTCATCCGCAATTGCTAGTGTTCATGGAGATGATGTGGATATCGTTCGTGAGCAGGTGCGGCTGGGACTTGGCGCGGAGTTAGGATACTCTCAGAATAATGTTTTCTTGAACGGGCTTGCTTTGGAGTATCGGATTATTGCTGAAAATCCTGATAGAAATTTTGCTCCGTGGGTTGGCACTATTACAAAATTCGGTTGGAACGAGCAGGATTGGCTTAAAGTTTACACACAGGTTCCCACTGATTGTGAATATGAAATTCCGACTGAATTCGACCCCAATTTGGCTCTTGCGATTGTCCGGGGAGACTCACTGCAACAGGTCCGCGAAAGAGGCGTTGAATTTCTTGAAGGTTTGGAATTGCAGGGGGCTGACCGGTCAGGGCGGAAGCTGCAATCTAATATTTCTTATCTGAAAGATAAGACCTCCGGCATATTGGAATTTTAG
- a CDS encoding carboxyl transferase domain-containing protein, translating into MNTDKRIDALTKRLDYIKDIFKNQENVNVAMLSSELGECNELRSKISHQDLERQLVRLEDLFSFLEVKLEKELTPMDRVRIVRHPQRICLTDILENVYDNYTELGGLGEFSIDPAMVIAQACIARRVGNKIVNQPVMVIGQEKGHGQEFRNGGSVKPWGNAKALHYMKVAEAEGIPIHTYIFTPGSYPVEEYPGAAQQIAKNIYGMSRINVPIVAVISEGGSGGAEAIGLADRRLMLSHGYYSVISPEGAAAIEANLHRGERVSEELITRCARRLCITAEDNFRLGYVDRIIREPVLGARPHNYDFFRKLRSEIIRATNEACISAKWKKPFRATFLRHKSSEEDLFMRWDLSGRARTRLVERRHEKFRNLSTSAYMDNRSLVLKMGSALQGVAWSTRSWVLYNMIGRVVRFAKQGVEGIQSEAHLIKNRTSRLLKNGNGKSVSENKISREMRDKLLCLSGPCGGPCLEDGQWKYRSPQSSADRTLTCPNSKEEGCLDLWGPDLFGDFGGVCSTCGHHFPMEYQWYLYNVFNYAEGFEFNSGIESANPLDYEGFDLKLNEIRKKTGLRSSCITFETRMEDINAVVICIAAPFRGGSIGAAEGEKIIRAAERAQRKQLPLIAYVHGTAGIRIQEGTHGVIQMPRCTMAVRRYMDAGGLYLVVYDTNSYGGSVASFLGCSPYQFGIRSSRIGFAGPRVISETIGMNVHPNYHIAWNALARGHIQGIWDRREMSKNVHQSLLTMGGRNLYYR; encoded by the coding sequence ATGAATACTGATAAGCGCATTGATGCGCTGACTAAACGACTGGATTACATTAAAGACATTTTCAAAAATCAGGAAAATGTAAATGTCGCTATGCTCAGTTCTGAGCTTGGTGAATGTAATGAATTGCGCTCAAAAATTTCCCATCAAGATTTAGAACGTCAGCTTGTCAGACTTGAAGACTTGTTCAGTTTTCTTGAAGTTAAACTTGAAAAAGAACTTACTCCGATGGACAGGGTCCGTATTGTGCGTCATCCGCAGCGGATTTGCCTGACAGATATTTTAGAAAATGTTTACGATAACTACACGGAACTTGGCGGGCTTGGTGAGTTCAGTATTGATCCGGCAATGGTTATCGCGCAGGCCTGTATTGCCAGAAGGGTCGGCAATAAAATTGTGAATCAGCCTGTGATGGTTATTGGTCAGGAAAAAGGGCACGGGCAGGAATTTCGCAACGGTGGCTCAGTTAAGCCGTGGGGGAACGCTAAGGCTTTGCACTATATGAAAGTTGCTGAGGCGGAAGGCATTCCCATTCATACATATATTTTCACTCCGGGCTCGTATCCTGTTGAAGAGTATCCGGGGGCCGCGCAGCAGATAGCAAAAAACATTTACGGAATGAGCCGCATAAATGTTCCTATCGTGGCAGTAATTTCGGAAGGTGGATCAGGCGGTGCTGAGGCTATTGGTCTTGCCGACCGCAGGCTGATGCTTTCTCATGGATATTATTCCGTTATTTCTCCTGAAGGTGCCGCTGCAATTGAAGCTAATTTGCACAGAGGCGAGCGTGTCAGTGAAGAACTGATTACCCGCTGTGCCCGCAGGCTTTGCATTACTGCCGAAGATAACTTCCGACTGGGGTACGTGGACAGAATCATCCGGGAGCCCGTTCTGGGCGCAAGGCCTCATAATTACGATTTTTTTAGAAAGCTAAGATCTGAGATTATCCGCGCCACGAATGAAGCATGTATTTCTGCCAAATGGAAGAAGCCTTTCAGGGCGACATTTTTACGCCATAAAAGCAGCGAAGAAGATCTTTTTATGCGCTGGGATTTAAGCGGCAGAGCGCGAACCAGACTGGTCGAACGGCGTCATGAAAAGTTTAGAAATCTTTCCACTTCGGCTTATATGGATAATCGTTCACTTGTTCTCAAGATGGGATCTGCTTTGCAGGGTGTGGCGTGGTCCACCAGATCATGGGTTTTGTATAACATGATTGGTCGTGTGGTCCGTTTTGCCAAGCAGGGAGTGGAGGGAATTCAGTCCGAGGCTCATCTGATTAAAAACAGGACATCACGTCTGCTGAAAAACGGAAATGGGAAGAGCGTTTCTGAAAACAAAATATCCAGAGAAATGCGGGATAAACTTCTTTGTCTTTCCGGTCCCTGCGGTGGGCCGTGTCTTGAAGATGGGCAGTGGAAATACAGAAGTCCGCAAAGTTCGGCAGATAGAACACTGACTTGTCCCAACTCGAAAGAAGAGGGGTGTCTCGACCTGTGGGGCCCGGATCTTTTTGGTGATTTCGGTGGAGTATGCAGTACTTGTGGTCATCATTTTCCCATGGAATATCAGTGGTATCTTTATAATGTTTTCAATTATGCGGAAGGATTTGAATTTAATTCAGGTATAGAATCAGCGAATCCGCTTGATTATGAAGGTTTTGATCTTAAACTTAATGAGATTCGTAAAAAGACCGGACTTCGTTCTTCGTGCATAACTTTTGAAACCCGTATGGAAGATATTAATGCTGTTGTAATCTGCATTGCCGCTCCGTTCAGAGGTGGTTCCATAGGGGCCGCGGAAGGTGAAAAGATTATTCGCGCTGCTGAGCGTGCGCAGCGTAAGCAATTGCCTCTCATAGCATACGTTCACGGAACTGCCGGGATAAGAATACAAGAAGGAACTCACGGCGTTATACAGATGCCGCGTTGCACAATGGCGGTGCGCAGATACATGGACGCCGGCGGGCTTTATCTTGTTGTTTACGATACCAATTCCTATGGCGGGTCAGTAGCAAGTTTTCTCGGATGTTCACCATATCAGTTCGGCATAAGATCTTCACGTATCGGATTTGCCGGGCCTCGCGTAATTAGTGAAACAATAGGCATGAATGTTCACCCCAACTATCATATTGCGTGGAATGCGCTTGCCAGAGGGCACATACAGGGAATATGGGATCGCAGGGAAATGAGTAAAAATGTGCATCAATCCCTCTTGACCATGGGGGGTAGAAACCTCTACTACCGTTAA